A single window of Selenomonas sputigena DNA harbors:
- a CDS encoding helix-turn-helix domain-containing protein — MKTWEDYKNHVKSIDAESRRNMEEIEEIAAIVSSMIERRTALGISQRMLAERCGLPQSSVARIESFKTTPKIDTLLKLMQPLGLKLQVATL; from the coding sequence ATGAAGACATGGGAAGATTACAAGAATCATGTAAAATCCATCGACGCAGAAAGTCGTCGCAACATGGAGGAAATCGAGGAGATTGCAGCCATCGTATCTTCTATGATTGAACGTCGCACTGCCCTCGGCATCAGCCAACGAATGCTTGCAGAACGCTGCGGCTTGCCGCAGTCCTCTGTCGCACGCATCGAATCCTTTAAAACCACACCAAAAATCGACACACTGCTGAAACTCATGCAGCCACTAGGGTTGAAACTTCAAGTAGCAACCCTTTAA
- a CDS encoding type II toxin-antitoxin system RelE/ParE family toxin gives MYQIDFYEKRNGISDVWDFLEELRLKSGSNKDARIQYEQIIFYLDLLALNGTNLPSKITKHLEDGIWELRPGNNRIFYFYYADNRYVLLHHFRKKSQKTPPRELAHAKEARKDYIRQQKE, from the coding sequence ATGTATCAAATTGATTTCTACGAAAAAAGAAACGGCATATCTGACGTATGGGATTTCCTCGAGGAACTGCGCCTCAAAAGCGGAAGCAACAAAGATGCACGCATTCAGTATGAACAAATCATCTTTTATCTCGATCTTCTAGCACTCAACGGAACAAATTTGCCAAGCAAAATCACAAAACATCTGGAAGATGGTATATGGGAACTCCGCCCAGGAAATAATCGCATTTTTTATTTCTATTACGCCGATAATCGATATGTTTTGCTGCACCACTTTCGTAAGAAAAGCCAAAAGACTCCGCCTAGAGAACTTGCCCACGCTAAAGAGGCACGGAAGGATTACATCCGTCAACAAAAGGAGTGA
- a CDS encoding DUF262 domain-containing protein, which yields MRTNDTPILDLMKDIDKGNIQLPDFQRGWVWDDSRIRGLIASITQNFPVGAAMFLEYGNANVRFKYRMIEGAPSCKAQPEQLILDGQQRLTSIYASMCSPNAIKTRTDKGNEIKRFYYIDIAKAIDPAIDRVEAIISVPESKRITSDFGRKIDLDVSTAEREYANKLFPLNIILDDEKSFEWERAYLAYHSNSHEASDEYRTFRGKIIMTVTHYKIPVISLDKDTPKEAVCQVFENVNQGGVSLTVFELVIAVFAMDDFELRKDWEKRKNNHLNGDILNIVTATDFLTACTLLSAYEKKGVVSCKKKDVLNLKLADYQKYADVLMQGFEEAEMLLFEERIFVSRDLPYTTQLIPLAVLCALLLLDRRIKNSNVKNKIKRWYWCGVFGELYGSANETRYVNDVVGVMNWLNGGELPKTIVDSYFNPMRLLMLQSRRSAAYKGIMALIMKNHSRDFISGQEMDLVLYKAAGIDIHHIFPKNYCKSRGYDYIKWDSIINKTPLSYSTNREIGGVAPSEYLARIEKKKVEQTDLCDYLASHWIDMADCMSDDFERFIVHRARKILDAIANVTGKPISGRDSDEVREKFDEIL from the coding sequence ATGAGAACAAACGATACTCCGATCTTGGATTTGATGAAGGACATCGACAAGGGAAACATTCAATTGCCTGATTTCCAGCGCGGCTGGGTATGGGATGACAGTCGCATTCGTGGGCTTATTGCCAGCATTACGCAGAATTTTCCAGTAGGTGCCGCCATGTTCCTCGAATATGGCAATGCGAATGTACGCTTCAAATATCGCATGATTGAGGGCGCACCGTCCTGCAAAGCACAGCCCGAGCAGCTTATTCTGGATGGTCAGCAGCGGCTCACTTCCATCTATGCGTCTATGTGCAGTCCGAATGCCATCAAAACCAGAACCGACAAAGGCAATGAGATCAAGCGATTTTACTACATCGATATTGCCAAGGCAATTGATCCTGCTATCGATCGAGTGGAGGCTATTATATCCGTCCCAGAGTCGAAGCGAATCACATCCGACTTTGGCAGGAAAATTGACCTCGATGTTTCGACTGCCGAAAGGGAATATGCGAATAAGCTGTTTCCTCTGAATATCATCTTGGATGACGAGAAGTCCTTTGAGTGGGAACGGGCATATCTTGCTTATCACAGTAATTCACACGAGGCAAGCGACGAGTATAGAACTTTTCGTGGAAAAATTATAATGACCGTCACTCATTACAAAATTCCTGTCATCAGCCTGGACAAGGACACGCCGAAGGAAGCGGTGTGCCAAGTTTTTGAGAATGTGAACCAAGGCGGCGTATCGCTTACGGTTTTCGAACTCGTCATAGCTGTATTCGCTATGGATGATTTTGAACTCAGGAAAGATTGGGAAAAGCGCAAAAACAATCATCTCAACGGAGATATTCTGAATATTGTCACGGCTACGGATTTCCTGACTGCCTGCACGCTTCTTTCTGCCTATGAGAAGAAGGGTGTGGTGAGCTGCAAGAAGAAGGACGTGCTGAACCTGAAGCTTGCCGATTATCAAAAATACGCCGATGTTTTGATGCAAGGATTCGAGGAAGCGGAAATGTTGCTCTTCGAGGAGCGCATCTTCGTCAGCCGCGACCTTCCTTATACGACGCAGCTCATTCCATTGGCCGTTTTGTGCGCCTTGCTCTTGCTCGATCGTCGAATAAAAAATTCCAATGTGAAGAACAAAATCAAGCGATGGTATTGGTGCGGTGTATTCGGTGAGCTTTATGGAAGTGCCAATGAGACGCGTTATGTAAATGATGTAGTTGGCGTGATGAATTGGTTGAACGGTGGTGAGCTGCCCAAGACCATTGTCGATTCCTATTTCAATCCCATGCGCCTGTTGATGCTTCAGTCAAGACGGAGTGCTGCCTATAAGGGAATCATGGCGCTTATCATGAAGAATCACAGTCGTGACTTCATCAGCGGGCAGGAGATGGATCTTGTTCTCTATAAAGCCGCCGGCATTGACATTCACCATATCTTTCCGAAAAACTATTGCAAGAGCAGGGGATATGATTATATCAAGTGGGATTCCATCATTAACAAGACGCCCCTATCGTACAGTACCAATCGGGAGATAGGCGGTGTTGCTCCGAGTGAATACCTGGCGCGTATCGAGAAGAAAAAGGTAGAGCAGACAGACTTGTGCGATTATCTCGCCAGTCATTGGATTGATATGGCCGATTGCATGTCCGATGATTTCGAGAGATTTATCGTTCATCGCGCGAGAAAAATTCTCGATGCCATTGCAAATGTCACCGGCAAGCCGATTTCCGGCAGGGATAGCGATGAAGTGAGAGAAAAATTTGACGAAATTTTGTAA
- a CDS encoding type I restriction-modification system subunit M: MDNKKEMERAELHRAIWQIANDLRGSVDGWDFKQYVLGTLFYRYISEKLTNYLNREAHEAGDAAFDYAALSDEEAETERENLVEEQGYFILPSELFANVRKSAPTNENLNETLEKVFHNIEASATGTASENDLAGLFEDLDVNSNKLGATVKERNAKLVKLLDGIGEMQLGDYRDNTIDAFGDAYEYLMRMYASNAGKSGGEYYTPQEVSELLTRLTVIGKARVNKVYDPACGSGSLLLKFAKILGKENVRNGFYGQEINITTYNLCRINMFLHDINFDDFDIARGDTLTDPQHDAFEPFEAIVSNPPYAIRWEGKNNPTLINDPRFAPAGVLAPPSKADFAFILHALAWLAANGTAAIVCFPGIMYRGGAEKKIRQYLIDSNFVDAVIQLPDNLFFGTSIATCIMVLKKSKADTTTLFIDASKECIKVTNNNKLTQENIEHILQMYTDRADVAYTVRLVQGKEIAAEDYNLSVSTYVEPEDTREVIDIVALNAEIREIVAREEVLRCEIDKIIAEIEDEEGIAL, encoded by the coding sequence ATGGACAATAAAAAGGAAATGGAGCGGGCGGAGCTGCATCGGGCGATCTGGCAGATTGCGAACGATCTGCGCGGTTCGGTGGATGGCTGGGATTTCAAGCAGTATGTCTTGGGCACGCTCTTTTATCGCTATATCTCGGAGAAGCTGACGAATTACCTCAACCGTGAGGCGCATGAGGCGGGGGATGCGGCATTTGACTATGCCGCACTGTCCGATGAAGAGGCGGAGACGGAGCGCGAGAATCTCGTGGAGGAGCAGGGGTACTTCATCCTGCCGAGCGAGCTTTTTGCCAATGTGCGAAAAAGTGCGCCGACAAATGAAAACCTCAATGAAACGCTGGAAAAGGTATTTCACAACATTGAAGCCTCGGCGACTGGCACGGCGAGTGAAAACGATCTTGCGGGGCTTTTTGAAGACCTCGACGTCAACAGCAACAAGCTCGGCGCTACGGTGAAGGAGCGCAATGCAAAGCTCGTGAAACTCCTCGACGGCATCGGCGAAATGCAGCTGGGAGATTATCGGGACAACACGATCGATGCCTTCGGCGACGCCTATGAATACCTCATGCGGATGTACGCTTCGAATGCCGGCAAGAGCGGCGGCGAATACTATACGCCGCAGGAAGTCTCCGAGCTTCTGACGCGCCTCACGGTCATCGGCAAGGCGCGGGTGAACAAAGTGTACGACCCCGCCTGCGGCAGTGGATCTCTATTACTGAAGTTTGCCAAAATTCTCGGCAAGGAGAATGTGCGAAACGGCTTCTACGGGCAGGAGATCAACATCACGACGTACAATCTTTGCCGCATCAATATGTTCCTGCATGACATCAATTTCGACGACTTCGACATTGCGCGCGGCGATACGCTGACTGATCCGCAGCATGATGCGTTTGAGCCGTTTGAAGCGATTGTTTCCAATCCGCCGTATGCGATTCGGTGGGAAGGCAAGAACAATCCTACCCTTATCAACGATCCGCGCTTCGCGCCTGCGGGCGTGCTTGCGCCGCCGTCGAAAGCCGACTTCGCCTTCATCTTGCACGCGCTCGCGTGGCTGGCGGCGAACGGCACGGCGGCGATTGTCTGCTTCCCCGGCATCATGTATCGCGGCGGCGCGGAGAAGAAGATTCGCCAGTATCTGATCGACAGCAATTTCGTCGATGCCGTGATTCAGCTGCCGGACAATCTCTTTTTCGGCACGAGCATCGCGACCTGCATCATGGTGCTGAAGAAGTCGAAAGCGGACACGACTACGCTCTTCATCGACGCTTCGAAGGAATGTATCAAGGTCACGAACAACAACAAGCTCACGCAGGAAAACATCGAGCATATCCTGCAGATGTATACTGACCGCGCAGATGTTGCCTACACGGTGCGCCTCGTTCAAGGCAAGGAAATAGCCGCCGAGGACTACAACCTCTCCGTCAGCACTTACGTCGAACCGGAAGACACGCGCGAAGTCATCGACATCGTGGCGCTCAATGCAGAGATTCGCGAGATCGTCGCAAGGGAAGAAGTGCTGCGGTGTGAGATCGACAAGATTATTGCCGAGATCGAAGACGAGGAGGGAATTGCTCTATGA